The following coding sequences are from one Timaviella obliquedivisa GSE-PSE-MK23-08B window:
- the asnS gene encoding asparagine--tRNA ligase, giving the protein MMTRRILDLLRNGQPDETVMVQAWVRTKREQKEFSFVEVNDGSSLAGLQVVVNQDLPNYNNVIRQLNTGASVEISGVLAPSLGKGQRVELRATSVTVYGGADPETYPLQKKRHSFEFLRTIGHLRSRTNSLGAVFRVRNACATAIHNFFQEQDFLWIHTPIITASDAEGAGELFAVTTLDLKKVPQTGSQEVDYGKDFFGKPAYLTVSGQLEAEIMALSFTNVYTFGPTFRAENSNTSRHLAEFWMVEPEMAFCALEGNMELAEAFLKYVFKHVMETCPEDMEFFNQRIDDSVLQTAENIISSEFGRITYTEAIALLEKSDRTFEYPVSWGLDLQSEHERYLAEELFKKPVIVTDYPADIKAFYMRLNDDQRTVSAMDILAPKIGEIVGGSQREERLDMLERRMQERNIPQEELWWYMDLRRYGTVPHAGFGLGFERLVQFMTGMQNIRDVIPFPRFPLSAEF; this is encoded by the coding sequence ATGATGACCCGCCGCATTCTCGACCTTCTTAGAAACGGACAACCTGACGAAACTGTGATGGTTCAGGCTTGGGTGCGCACCAAGCGCGAGCAAAAAGAGTTTTCCTTTGTTGAGGTAAACGATGGCTCTTCGTTGGCAGGCTTGCAGGTGGTAGTGAATCAAGACTTGCCAAATTACAACAATGTCATTCGGCAGCTTAATACAGGTGCATCGGTCGAGATTTCTGGGGTATTGGCTCCGTCTTTGGGGAAGGGGCAGCGAGTGGAACTGAGAGCTACCTCAGTTACGGTTTATGGGGGCGCTGATCCGGAGACGTATCCACTGCAAAAGAAACGGCATTCGTTTGAGTTTTTAAGGACTATTGGGCATTTGCGATCGCGCACTAACTCTCTGGGAGCCGTTTTTAGGGTGCGTAATGCCTGCGCTACTGCCATTCACAACTTTTTTCAAGAGCAGGACTTTTTGTGGATACACACGCCCATTATTACTGCTAGCGATGCCGAAGGCGCAGGAGAACTGTTTGCAGTCACGACGCTAGATTTAAAAAAAGTCCCGCAAACTGGAAGCCAAGAGGTTGACTACGGTAAAGACTTTTTTGGCAAGCCTGCTTACCTGACGGTCAGTGGTCAGCTTGAGGCAGAAATTATGGCGTTGTCTTTCACCAATGTCTACACGTTTGGGCCCACCTTCCGTGCTGAAAATTCTAATACGTCTCGCCATCTAGCAGAGTTTTGGATGGTGGAACCTGAGATGGCGTTTTGTGCGTTAGAAGGCAATATGGAACTGGCAGAGGCGTTTCTAAAGTACGTATTTAAACACGTGATGGAAACTTGCCCAGAAGACATGGAATTTTTTAATCAACGCATTGATGATTCGGTGTTGCAAACCGCAGAGAATATTATTAGTAGTGAGTTTGGACGGATTACCTATACTGAGGCGATCGCCCTACTGGAGAAGAGCGATCGGACGTTTGAATATCCTGTTTCCTGGGGTTTAGATCTGCAGTCAGAACACGAGCGTTACCTAGCTGAAGAACTCTTTAAGAAGCCAGTCATTGTCACTGATTATCCTGCTGATATTAAAGCATTTTATATGCGCTTGAATGATGATCAAAGAACGGTGAGTGCAATGGATATTCTGGCACCTAAGATTGGCGAAATCGTAGGCGGTTCTCAGCGGGAAGAACGTTTAGATATGTTAGAACGTCGGATGCAAGAACGAAATATTCCACAGGAAGAACTATGGTGGTATATGGACTTGCGGCGTTATGGCACTGTGCCCCATGCAGGGTTTGGGCTAGGGTTTGAGCGACTGGTACAGTTTATGACGGGGATGCAGAATATCCGAGACGTAATTCCGTTTCCCCGGTTTCCTTTGAGCGCAGAATTCTAA
- a CDS encoding type II toxin-antitoxin system RelE/ParE family toxin yields the protein MWTVEYTRKFLKELAALPPDIQTRVEPIVFETLESANPFELGCLEKMKGYPDKYKIRLGDYRIGITLDKRSYLLSTFAPAAQTY from the coding sequence ATGTGGACAGTTGAGTATACTCGGAAATTTTTGAAGGAACTCGCAGCCTTACCTCCTGATATTCAAACCCGAGTTGAGCCTATTGTTTTTGAGACTCTTGAGTCAGCAAATCCTTTTGAATTAGGCTGCCTAGAGAAAATGAAGGGCTATCCTGATAAATACAAAATTCGTCTTGGCGACTATCGAATTGGCATTACGCTGGATAAGAGAAGTTATTTGCTCAGTACTTTCGCTCCTGCGGCTCAAACATATTAA
- a CDS encoding succinate dehydrogenase/fumarate reductase flavoprotein subunit, translated as MIEHDVMIVGGGLAGSRAALEIAKSNPQFSVAIVAKTHPIRSHSVAAQGGMAATLKNVDATDTWEAHAFDTVKGSDYLADQDAVAILTQEAPDVVIELEHMGVLFSRLPDGRIAQRAFGGHSHNRTCYAADKTGHAILHELVSNLRRYGVKIYDEWYVMRLILEEGQAKGLVMFHILDQRVEVVRAKAVMFATGGYGRVYNTTSNDYASTGDGLAMTAIAGLPLEDMEFVQFHPTGLYPVGVLISEAVRGEGAYLINSEGDRFMATYAPSRMELAPRDITSRAITREIRAGRGVNLDGSAGGPFIYLDLRHMGKEKIMSRVPFCWEEAHRLVGIDAVTQPMPVRPTIHYSMGGIPTNTDGRVRSSADGFVEGFFAAGEAACVSVHGANRLGSNSLLECVVYGRRTGRAIAQYIQTRKLPEINEQRYLTEAQQQIQGLINQPGQYRIAQIRQTFQDCMTEYCGVFRNESLMQEGLAKLQEIRQQAQQIYLDDKAKSWNTELIEALELQSLLIVGEMILTGALNRKESRGAHCREDYTERDDVNCLKHTLAYYSSAGVDIRHMPVTINMFEPQERKY; from the coding sequence ATGATTGAGCATGACGTAATGATTGTGGGTGGCGGGTTGGCAGGATCGAGGGCGGCGTTGGAAATTGCTAAAAGTAACCCTCAGTTCAGTGTGGCGATCGTCGCTAAAACCCATCCCATCCGCTCCCACTCGGTTGCGGCTCAGGGCGGTATGGCAGCCACACTAAAAAATGTTGATGCGACCGATACTTGGGAAGCCCATGCTTTTGATACAGTGAAAGGCTCAGATTATCTTGCCGACCAAGATGCAGTCGCCATCCTGACGCAGGAAGCCCCCGATGTGGTGATTGAGCTAGAGCACATGGGCGTGTTGTTCTCGCGGTTGCCCGATGGACGCATTGCGCAGCGAGCTTTTGGAGGGCATTCTCACAATCGCACCTGTTACGCTGCTGATAAAACAGGTCATGCCATTTTGCACGAGTTGGTCAGTAATCTCAGGCGCTATGGAGTCAAGATTTACGACGAGTGGTATGTCATGCGCTTGATCCTAGAAGAAGGACAGGCAAAGGGCTTGGTGATGTTCCACATTTTGGATCAGCGGGTGGAAGTGGTGCGGGCAAAGGCGGTGATGTTTGCCACGGGTGGATACGGGCGGGTCTACAACACGACATCGAATGACTATGCCTCTACGGGCGATGGGTTGGCAATGACCGCGATCGCCGGATTGCCGCTGGAAGATATGGAGTTTGTCCAGTTTCATCCTACTGGGTTATATCCTGTCGGCGTATTAATTTCCGAAGCAGTGCGCGGCGAGGGCGCATATTTAATTAACAGCGAGGGCGATCGCTTTATGGCAACCTACGCCCCTAGCCGCATGGAACTTGCCCCGCGTGACATCACTTCCCGCGCCATCACCCGCGAAATTCGCGCCGGACGCGGAGTCAATCTAGATGGCAGCGCCGGAGGTCCTTTCATTTACCTCGACTTACGGCACATGGGTAAAGAAAAAATCATGAGCCGCGTGCCCTTCTGTTGGGAAGAAGCCCATCGCTTAGTTGGCATTGATGCCGTGACCCAGCCAATGCCCGTCCGCCCCACCATTCACTATTCCATGGGCGGCATTCCCACCAATACGGATGGACGAGTGCGCAGCAGTGCCGACGGATTTGTGGAAGGATTCTTTGCAGCAGGCGAGGCGGCTTGTGTGTCGGTGCATGGCGCGAATCGGTTGGGCAGTAATTCGCTGTTGGAATGCGTGGTGTATGGCAGAAGAACGGGACGGGCGATCGCCCAGTACATCCAAACCCGCAAGCTCCCCGAAATCAACGAGCAACGCTATCTCACCGAAGCCCAGCAGCAAATTCAAGGCTTAATTAACCAACCCGGACAATACCGCATTGCCCAGATCCGCCAAACGTTCCAAGACTGCATGACAGAGTATTGTGGCGTATTCCGTAATGAAAGCCTCATGCAGGAAGGCTTAGCCAAACTTCAAGAAATTCGGCAGCAGGCACAGCAAATTTATCTGGATGATAAAGCTAAAAGCTGGAACACCGAATTGATTGAAGCGCTAGAACTGCAAAGTCTACTGATTGTGGGCGAGATGATCCTTACTGGAGCGCTGAACCGTAAGGAAAGCCGAGGTGCCCATTGCCGTGAAGACTACACCGAGCGAGACGATGTTAATTGCCTCAAACATACCCTGGCTTACTACTCGTCTGCTGGCGTTGATATTCGTCATATGCCCGTGACGATTAATATGTTTGAGCCGCAGGAGCGAAAGTACTGA